One part of the Plasmodium berghei ANKA genome assembly, chromosome: 2 genome encodes these proteins:
- a CDS encoding rRNA biogenesis protein RRP36, putative, protein MEKQPQKKNKKQKIKKSQKPITVSNRKPFNVFDKNNKTQKPLVRDPRFSNLSGSFNPNFFRNAYKFLYDTREHEKEEIEKKLKNKNLNQEEKNKLKNAYSNYKNTDAILKKKEDERKLKSQLVKQEKENILKKNKTPYYYSDRTIKKMAQEKGDNKIDVKKIIKKEKKMLQKERKNNMIPQRRYVDES, encoded by the exons atggaaaaacaaccacaaaagaaaaacaaaaaacaaaaaataaaaaagagtCAAAAACCAATAACAGTAAGTAACAGAAAGCCTTTCAATGtctttgataaaaataacaaaacaCAAAAACCATTAGTTCGAGATCCTCgtttttcaaatttatcgg gTTCATTTAATCCTAACTTTTTTAgaaatgcatataaatttttatatgatacAAGGGAAcatgaaaaagaagaaattgaaaaaaaattaaaaaataaaaatttaaatcaagaagaaaaaaataaattaaaaaatgcatatagtaattataaaaatacagatgcaatacttaaaaaaaaagaagatgAAAGGAAATTAAAATCACAATTAGTTAAgcaagaaaaagaaaatattttgaaaaaaaataaaactccatattattatagCGATAGGacgattaaaaaaatggcaCAAGAAAAGGgagataataaaattgatgtaaaaaaaattattaaaaaggaaaaaaaaatgttgcaaaaggaaagaaaaaacaatatgaTTCCCCAAAGAAGATATGTTGATGAAAGTTAG
- a CDS encoding cold-shock protein, putative, producing MHSMLLKKKTKYNFGIFMNPYFSSLINREQNNKITGNVIKFDKRKGYGFIKPNDGGPDVFVHYTEICQNRSFSVTNEEKKKLEWHSNINLTNKKDEFNYEHDNPKKKEIQNEFKYLIPGERVKFHVIYDRTSHSSKAINVEFID from the exons ATGCATTCCATGctacttaaaaaaaaaacaaaatataattttggaatttttatgaatcCTTATTTTTCTAGTTTAATCAATCGcgaacaaaataataaaatcaCTGGAAATGTAATTAAGTTTGATAAAAGAAAAGGATACGGATTTATAA AACCCAACGATGGAGGGCCTGATGTGTTTGTTCATTATACAGAAATTTGTCAGA atAGGAGTTTTTCAGTAacaaatgaagaaaaaaaaaaattggaatGGCATtctaatataaatttaacgAACAAAAAAGACGAATTTAATTATGAACATGATAAccccaaaaaaaaagaaattcaaaatgaatttaaatatttaataccTGGGGAAAGAGTTAAGTTTCATGTTATTTATGATCGAACTAGCCATTCAAGCAAAGCAATAAATGTTGAATTTATTgattga
- a CDS encoding N-acetyltransferase, GNAT family, putative gives MASYQFFSYIDLYKINNVNLDPFTEVFNDEFYLKYIYKWPHMNIITREMDDHISGYIIGKEEGLDKEYHGHVTALSIEEDSRRTGKGIDLMNEFEKISNNIHKGNFVDLFVRITNDPAISMYKKLGYIVNEEIVNYYCNNESALDMRKYRNG, from the exons atggctAGCTATCAATTTTTTAGCTATATAgatttatacaaaattaataatgtCAATTTAGATCCTTTTACTGAAGTATTTAATGATGAgttttatttgaaatatatttataaatggCCACATATGAACATTATTACAAGGGAAATGGATGATCATATCAGCGGATATATTATAG gAAAAGAAGAAGGTCTAGATAAGGAATATCATGGGCATGTAACGGCATTATCAATTGAAGAAGATAGTCGAAGAACTGGGAAAGGTATTGATTTAATGAAtgaatttgaaaaaatatctaataatattcataagGGGAATTTTGTAGATTTATTTGTTCGTATCACAAATGATCCAGCAATAagtatgtataaaaaattaggTTATATTGTTAACGAAGAAATTgttaattattattgcaATAATGAAAGTGCTTTGGATATGCGAAAGTATCGTAATGGATAA
- a CDS encoding tubulin-specific chaperone a, putative: MENLLINLKSLKINHGAVRRLFKELCYYEKEEQELKNKLSSNKGENKSPNQIASTNDILQETTRVLAHTNANFQNSLKKLIEIINTKFTNILKINTKNITFCSNYSEENLKEKCGEFYEDIFKEVNAINETLQNIFEHIKDMTLPICNSNITNNTVTPQEDYVEI, translated from the exons ATGGAAAACCTTCTTATAAATCTTAAAAGCctgaaaataaatcatgGAGCTGTTCGAAGGCTTTTTAAGGAGCTATGCtattatgaaaaagaagaacaggaattaaaaaataaattaagtAGCAACAAG GgtgaaaataaatcacCAAATCAGATTGCCAGCACTAATGATATTTTACAAGAAACAACACGAGTACTTGCACACACAAATgcaaattttcaaaatagtcttaaaaaattaattgaaataattaatactaaatttacaaatatcctcaaaataaatacaaaaaatataacattttgttcaaattattctgaagaaaatttaaaagaaaaatgtgGCGAATTTTATGAAgatatttttaaagaaGTTAATGCAATTAATGAAactttacaaaatatttttgaacaTATTAAGGATATGACATTGCCTATTTGCAACTCTAACATTACTAATAATACAGTTACACCACAAGAAGATTATGTAGAAATATAA
- a CDS encoding cleavage and polyadenylation specificity factor subunit 5, putative — translation MATSNPTQGIGIINANVGSKESKSEWVLYPQDSYEFNIDEKLKKKFIIDTEKYKKRINSYNKNGIRNTVIAILLCHRHEYPHLLLLQNLSTQEYYFLGGKYNSWEKPGDVLKKKLQKYINKIQDIHFSVNKLNINDQTGNAKNKDEIFDVGEFLGEWWKTQYASVYLSYLPAHVTRPKECAKLYQVTIPDKCIFHLPPGFTLKAIPLFDLNNCGIAISGLSSILSRFKLSFMVQDKNDNIS, via the coding sequence ATGGCAACGTCAAATCCAACACAAGGAATTGGCATAATTAATGCAAATGTTGGAAGTAAAGAAAGTAAATCCGAATGGGTATTATATCCTCAAGATAGTTACGAATTTAACATagatgaaaaattaaaaaaaaaatttataatagatactgaaaaatataaaaaaaggataaattcatataacaaaaatggGATTAGAAATACAGTAATAGCAATTTTGTTATGTCATCGACATGAATATcctcatttattattattacaaaatttatcaactcaagaatattattttttaggaggtaaatataattcatgGGAAAAACCAGGggatgttttaaaaaaaaaattacaaaaatatattaataaaattcaagatatacatttttctgtaaataaattaaatataaatgaccAAACTGgaaatgcaaaaaataaagatgaaATATTTGATGTAGGTGAGTTTTTAGGAGAATGGTGGAAAACACAATATGCTTCTGTTTATTTATCGTATTTACCTGCCCATGTAACACGTCCTAAAGAATGTgcaaaattatatcaaGTTACTATTCCagataaatgtatattccATCTTCCTCCCGGTTTTACTTTAAAAGCAATACctttatttgatttaaataattgtgGAATAGCAATTAGTGGATTGTCTAGCATATTATCACGTTTTAAGTTGTCTTTTATGGTTcaagataaaaatgataatatttcttaa